The following are encoded together in the Parabacteroides chongii genome:
- a CDS encoding aminotransferase class IV family protein — translation MCPFIETIRIENGKAVNLSFHNYRFNRTRRDIFECNLPVNLADFIQPGEYTERTRCRVEYQEEVEKVEYLPYTLRPVNSLKLVTSDGLDYTYKSTDRQKLDELFGQRGEADDILIVRDGFLTDTSIANIALWNGSQWETPEVPLLEGTMRASLLGKEMIVPAAIRPQDLSRYSLIRLFNAMIGFGEIEFPVANIR, via the coding sequence ATGTGCCCATTTATTGAAACAATCCGTATAGAGAATGGGAAGGCAGTTAATCTGAGCTTCCATAATTACCGCTTCAACCGGACGCGGCGAGATATCTTTGAATGTAATTTACCCGTGAATCTGGCTGATTTTATCCAGCCGGGAGAATATACTGAACGGACCCGGTGCCGGGTGGAATACCAGGAAGAGGTAGAGAAAGTAGAGTATCTTCCGTATACCCTTCGTCCGGTAAATAGTCTGAAACTGGTCACCTCCGACGGGTTGGATTATACCTATAAAAGTACGGATCGTCAGAAGCTGGATGAGCTGTTCGGACAAAGAGGAGAGGCAGACGATATCCTGATCGTGCGCGACGGCTTTCTGACGGATACCTCGATTGCCAATATAGCCTTATGGAATGGAAGTCAATGGGAGACACCCGAAGTCCCTTTGTTGGAAGGAACGATGCGGGCGTCTCTATTGGGGAAAGAAATGATTGTTCCGGCTGCTATTCGTCCACAGGATCTGTCTCGTTATTCACTGATCCGTTTGTTCAATGCGATGATCGGGTTCGGTGAGATCGAATTTCCCGTGGCGAATATCCGTTAG
- the creD gene encoding cell envelope integrity protein CreD has translation METTIKKASKINQSITFKAMVIGFLTLILLIPGLMIQDLIRERQNRSNETIEKINAKWSNAQTFCGPVLSIPYTTTHIDSNNKTHYQEHVLTITPGALNINTQLFPEERYYGIYKTILYKSETDITGNFDKISFPKIENSAIHWDQAYLAVGVSDLRGITDNIDFRLDNKQYPVETTGNQDTQIGKMLAIPLNDPEILQTGQPLTFNCKLKLNGSSNINFIPMGKTTKVHITGNWKSPGFIGNFTPEHTITEKGFEADWSILSFNRSIPEMWIDGQANSFDDASFGVNLVDPVNHYQQNMRSAKYAIMFIALTFVVFFFVEILTKKRIHPIQYLLVGLALILFYSLLLSISEQINFGNAYLIASLATIGLITAYAHSIFKNKMQTGALTGMLALLYIFLYVILQLEDVALLIGSIGLFIILGVIMFFSRKINWYKEEETEENSQSQPLTEFN, from the coding sequence ATGGAAACAACAATCAAGAAAGCAAGCAAAATCAACCAGTCTATCACATTCAAGGCTATGGTTATCGGCTTCCTGACCCTCATTCTGCTCATACCGGGATTAATGATTCAGGATCTGATCCGGGAACGACAAAACAGAAGCAATGAAACGATCGAAAAGATCAATGCCAAATGGAGCAACGCCCAAACCTTCTGCGGACCAGTCCTCTCCATCCCCTATACGACTACGCATATCGATTCGAACAATAAAACACACTACCAGGAACATGTCCTGACTATCACACCCGGAGCTCTGAATATCAATACGCAATTATTCCCCGAAGAAAGATACTACGGGATATACAAAACGATCCTTTACAAAAGTGAAACAGACATTACCGGAAATTTCGACAAAATAAGTTTTCCCAAAATAGAAAACAGTGCCATCCACTGGGATCAGGCTTATCTGGCTGTCGGAGTTTCTGATCTTCGAGGAATAACCGACAACATCGATTTCAGGCTGGATAACAAACAATACCCAGTCGAAACCACCGGCAACCAGGATACCCAGATAGGCAAAATGCTGGCTATCCCGCTGAATGACCCCGAAATCCTTCAAACCGGCCAGCCGCTCACCTTCAATTGCAAACTAAAACTAAACGGCAGCAGCAACATCAATTTCATCCCGATGGGAAAAACAACCAAAGTCCATATAACGGGCAACTGGAAATCACCCGGCTTTATCGGCAACTTCACCCCGGAACATACCATCACTGAAAAGGGATTCGAAGCTGACTGGAGTATCCTCAGCTTCAACCGTAGTATCCCGGAAATGTGGATCGACGGACAGGCAAATTCATTCGACGATGCTTCTTTCGGTGTTAACCTCGTAGATCCGGTAAACCATTACCAACAAAACATGCGTTCCGCCAAATATGCCATCATGTTCATTGCCCTGACCTTCGTCGTCTTTTTCTTTGTTGAAATACTGACAAAAAAACGTATCCACCCGATCCAGTATCTGCTCGTCGGCCTGGCTCTGATCCTGTTCTATAGCCTTCTCCTGTCCATCTCCGAACAAATCAACTTCGGCAACGCCTACCTGATTGCCAGCCTGGCGACTATCGGACTGATCACTGCTTATGCACACAGCATCTTCAAAAACAAGATGCAGACCGGAGCACTTACAGGCATGCTGGCTTTATTATATATTTTCCTTTATGTCATCCTGCAACTGGAAGATGTTGCCTTGTTGATTGGAAGTATCGGTTTGTTTATCATACTTGGAGTCATTATGTTCTTCTCCCGGAAAATAAACTGGTATAAGGAAGAAGAAACAGAAGAAAACAGTCAATCACAACCACTAACAGAATTTAATTAA
- a CDS encoding agmatine deiminase family protein, which translates to MENKTILPAEWYPQSAVQLTWPHEGTDWAPILDEVVPCFVEIAKEVIKREKLLIVCPDESAVRSQLGDVDYSRIIFREMETNDTWARDHGGISVFEEGTPVVYDFVFNGWGMKYAANHDNLITRKLFHSKTFAEEVIPVNMQPFVLEGGSIESDGKGTLLTTVECLSSVNRNEYLQQEELENYLKQVFGLNRILWIESGYLAGDDTDSHVDTLARFCSEDTIAYVQCTDEEDEHYAELQEMEEELKEFKQENGEPYRLIALPMADKVEGEGERLPATYANFLIINGAVLVPFYNSPKDEVAKAALQTVFPDREIVGINCLPLIKQHGSLHCVTMQYPKEFIV; encoded by the coding sequence ATGGAAAATAAAACGATATTACCGGCTGAATGGTATCCGCAAAGTGCGGTTCAACTAACCTGGCCGCATGAAGGGACGGATTGGGCGCCGATACTCGACGAGGTGGTACCTTGTTTTGTGGAGATTGCCAAAGAGGTGATCAAGCGGGAGAAGTTATTGATTGTTTGTCCGGATGAATCGGCGGTACGCTCTCAGTTGGGAGATGTGGATTATAGCCGTATTATTTTCCGCGAAATGGAGACAAACGACACCTGGGCACGCGACCACGGAGGTATTTCCGTCTTCGAGGAAGGTACTCCGGTTGTATACGATTTCGTATTCAACGGCTGGGGAATGAAATATGCCGCCAATCATGATAATCTGATCACGCGGAAGTTGTTTCATAGTAAAACTTTTGCAGAGGAGGTGATCCCTGTCAATATGCAACCGTTCGTATTGGAAGGCGGTAGTATCGAGTCGGATGGCAAGGGTACTTTGCTGACTACGGTCGAATGTCTTTCTTCCGTGAACAGGAATGAATATCTTCAGCAGGAAGAACTGGAAAATTATCTGAAACAGGTATTCGGCCTGAATCGTATTTTGTGGATAGAGAGCGGTTATCTGGCCGGTGACGATACCGATAGCCATGTCGATACATTGGCCCGTTTCTGTAGTGAAGATACGATCGCTTATGTACAATGTACGGATGAAGAAGATGAGCATTATGCCGAATTGCAGGAGATGGAGGAAGAGCTGAAAGAGTTTAAGCAAGAGAATGGCGAACCCTACCGGCTGATCGCTTTGCCAATGGCTGATAAAGTGGAAGGGGAGGGTGAACGTTTGCCGGCTACCTATGCAAATTTCTTGATTATAAATGGGGCGGTATTGGTTCCTTTCTATAATTCACCGAAAGATGAGGTTGCAAAAGCGGCTTTGCAGACGGTGTTCCCGGACAGAGAGATTGTAGGTATTAATTGTTTACCGTTAATTAAACAACATGGTTCATTGCATTGCGTGACGATGCAGTATCCGAAAGAATTTATTGTATGA
- a CDS encoding aminodeoxychorismate synthase component I, producing MKFCNKEEAVRKMNRLGLSGRPFIFVVDYKQEQVWVAEPDAVDPEEVLYNLNGFTNAIGNGMQFPEKQIGWETRPVSFETYSRSFQTVSDHIHAGNSYLVNLTCATPVRTNLTLKEVFSFSRAPYRLWLKDRFVVFSPEIFVRVEDGFIYSYPMKGTIDASLPNACERILADKKEEAEHATIVDLIRNDLSQVASEVTVSRYRYIDELQTNKGRLLQVSSEIRGKLPDNWNGNLGTMLFSLLPAGSITGAPKKKTMEIIAEAETYERGFYTGVMGYFDGNRLDSAVMIRFLEQAGDQLLFKSGGGITSQSDLQSEYNEMKQKVYVPIY from the coding sequence ATGAAATTTTGTAATAAAGAAGAAGCCGTCCGGAAGATGAATCGATTGGGATTATCCGGACGGCCTTTTATATTTGTCGTCGATTATAAGCAGGAACAGGTCTGGGTGGCAGAGCCGGATGCGGTTGATCCGGAGGAGGTGTTGTATAACCTGAATGGTTTTACCAATGCAATCGGCAATGGAATGCAATTTCCGGAGAAACAGATCGGTTGGGAAACAAGACCTGTCTCTTTTGAAACCTATTCCCGGTCTTTTCAAACGGTGTCCGATCATATCCATGCCGGAAATTCTTACCTTGTCAATCTGACTTGCGCGACTCCGGTACGGACCAACCTGACACTGAAAGAGGTCTTTTCTTTTTCAAGAGCCCCTTACAGATTATGGTTGAAAGATCGTTTTGTCGTTTTCTCTCCCGAAATATTCGTGCGCGTAGAGGATGGCTTTATTTATTCGTATCCGATGAAAGGGACGATCGATGCCTCTTTGCCGAATGCCTGCGAAAGGATTTTGGCAGATAAAAAAGAAGAAGCCGAGCATGCGACGATTGTCGATCTGATCCGCAACGACTTGAGCCAGGTAGCTTCAGAGGTGACGGTGTCACGATACCGATATATCGACGAGCTACAGACCAATAAAGGCCGCTTATTACAGGTTAGCTCGGAGATCAGAGGAAAATTGCCGGATAACTGGAATGGTAATTTAGGAACTATGTTGTTCAGCCTCTTACCAGCCGGTTCTATAACCGGTGCGCCGAAGAAAAAGACGATGGAGATTATCGCGGAAGCTGAAACGTATGAACGCGGATTTTATACCGGTGTAATGGGATATTTCGACGGCAACCGCCTGGATAGTGCCGTTATGATCCGTTTCCTGGAGCAGGCCGGCGACCAGTTGTTGTTTAAAAGCGGTGGCGGCATAACCTCCCAAAGTGATTTACAAAGTGAATATAATGAAATGAAACAAAAAGTATATGTGCCCATTTATTGA
- a CDS encoding N-acetylneuraminate synthase family protein, giving the protein MKKEIQITGRPIGPDYPPLVIAEMGINHEGSLETAFEMVDAAARAGVEILKHQTHIVDDEMCEAAKKVIPGNADVSIYEIMKRCALSEKEEIALKEYVESKGMIFLSTPFSRAAADRLMKMNVQAFKIGSGECNNYPLLEHVAQAHKPVILSTGMNTIASIRKAVDIFNRYRVPVALLHTTNLYPTPFNLVRLGAMQEMAEAFPNCVYGLSDHTTNNLACLSAVALGASIVERHFTDRMDRKGPDICCSMDEQAARELIEQSRIIHSMRGGHKGPLPEEQVTIDFAYATVVTIRPVRKGECFTKDNIWVKRPGMDGILAEAYDSLLGKKASMDIESDVQLLYDMIEK; this is encoded by the coding sequence ATGAAAAAAGAAATACAAATAACAGGCCGTCCTATCGGTCCTGACTATCCCCCTTTGGTCATAGCCGAGATGGGGATCAATCATGAAGGTTCGTTGGAAACTGCTTTCGAGATGGTGGATGCGGCTGCGCGTGCCGGAGTGGAAATATTGAAACATCAGACGCATATTGTAGATGATGAGATGTGTGAAGCCGCTAAAAAGGTAATACCGGGTAATGCGGATGTTTCGATTTATGAGATCATGAAGCGTTGTGCTTTGTCGGAAAAAGAAGAGATTGCGTTGAAAGAATACGTGGAGTCGAAAGGTATGATATTCCTAAGTACTCCTTTTTCTCGTGCTGCAGCGGACCGATTGATGAAGATGAATGTACAGGCTTTTAAAATCGGGTCGGGAGAGTGTAATAATTATCCGTTGCTGGAACATGTTGCGCAGGCGCATAAGCCGGTGATCCTGTCAACTGGAATGAATACGATAGCCAGTATCCGCAAAGCGGTGGATATTTTCAATCGTTATCGTGTACCGGTCGCTCTGCTTCATACTACAAACCTGTATCCTACACCGTTTAACCTGGTACGTTTGGGTGCAATGCAGGAAATGGCTGAAGCTTTTCCGAATTGTGTGTATGGATTATCGGATCATACGACAAATAATTTGGCTTGTTTGTCGGCTGTCGCTTTGGGTGCTTCAATTGTAGAGCGTCATTTTACCGACCGGATGGACCGGAAAGGACCGGATATCTGTTGTTCGATGGATGAACAGGCTGCGCGTGAACTGATAGAACAAAGCCGGATCATTCATTCAATGCGTGGTGGGCATAAAGGTCCTTTACCGGAAGAGCAGGTAACCATAGATTTTGCTTATGCTACCGTTGTCACGATTCGTCCGGTGAGAAAAGGGGAATGTTTTACAAAAGACAATATTTGGGTGAAACGTCCGGGAATGGATGGTATCCTGGCAGAGGCATATGATAGTCTGCTTGGGAAAAAAGCGTCAATGGATATAGAGAGTGATGTACAGTTATTATATGATATGATTGAGAAGTGA
- the neuC gene encoding UDP-N-acetylglucosamine 2-epimerase, giving the protein MKRVLFVTGTRADFGKLKSLIKILDDQLDFEVSLFVTGMHMQSLYGATYREVERCGCKNIFKFLNLTSESTMDLTLSKTIDGLSTYLKENPVDLIVVHGDRVEALAGAITGSLNNILVAHIEGGELSGTIDELIRHAISKLSHTHFVANERAKSRLMQMGELEQSIFVIGSPDMDIMFSDSLPGIEEVKRYYEIPYDKYGIVMYHPVTTEYDRIEYHVKQLVDALLADTHNYIVIYPNNDLGSQTILKAYRQLKGNSRFRLIPSMRFEYFLSLLKNADLIVGNSSAGIREAPAYQIPCVNIGSRQDNRASSPFIHNCKEESGMILRTISGVAPSKNRAEYTFGKGNSAGLFLDVLRTFTFWNISKQKQFKDLNIV; this is encoded by the coding sequence ATGAAACGTGTGTTATTTGTAACCGGAACGCGTGCTGATTTCGGGAAGTTGAAATCGTTGATAAAGATTTTGGATGATCAACTGGATTTTGAAGTATCCCTGTTTGTAACAGGTATGCATATGCAGAGCTTGTATGGTGCTACCTACCGGGAAGTAGAACGTTGTGGTTGTAAGAATATTTTCAAGTTTCTGAATCTGACTTCAGAGTCGACTATGGATCTAACTTTGAGTAAGACGATCGATGGTCTGTCGACTTATTTGAAAGAGAATCCTGTCGACCTGATCGTGGTTCATGGCGATAGGGTGGAGGCACTTGCCGGAGCGATAACGGGAAGTCTGAACAATATTTTGGTGGCTCATATCGAAGGGGGAGAGTTGTCGGGAACGATCGATGAACTGATCCGCCATGCAATCAGCAAACTGAGCCATACTCATTTTGTAGCCAATGAGAGGGCAAAGAGTCGTTTAATGCAGATGGGAGAGTTGGAGCAGTCGATCTTTGTGATCGGTTCTCCGGATATGGATATTATGTTTTCAGACAGTTTACCCGGGATTGAGGAAGTAAAAAGATATTATGAAATTCCTTATGATAAGTATGGGATTGTGATGTATCATCCTGTAACGACGGAATATGACCGGATAGAATATCACGTGAAGCAGTTGGTGGATGCTTTACTGGCGGATACCCATAACTATATTGTGATCTATCCGAATAATGATTTGGGATCGCAGACCATATTGAAAGCTTACCGTCAGTTGAAAGGCAATTCGCGTTTCCGGTTGATTCCTTCCATGCGTTTTGAGTATTTCCTTTCGTTGTTGAAAAATGCAGACTTAATAGTCGGTAATTCCAGTGCGGGTATACGTGAGGCTCCTGCTTATCAGATACCTTGTGTGAATATCGGCAGTCGTCAGGATAACCGGGCTTCTTCTCCTTTTATTCATAATTGTAAAGAGGAGTCCGGTATGATATTGAGAACGATATCCGGTGTTGCACCTTCAAAGAACAGAGCAGAATATACTTTTGGAAAGGGAAATAGTGCCGGATTGTTTTTAGATGTTTTGAGGACTTTTACTTTCTGGAATATTTCAAAGCAAAAGCAATTTAAAGATTTGAATATTGTCTGA
- a CDS encoding carbon-nitrogen hydrolase: protein MKVGLIQQANTCDRLDNIKKLKSNICLCAEEGAELVVLQELHNGLYFCQTEDTQVFDQAETIPGPSTEEFGALAKELGIVLVLSLFEKRAPGLYHNTAVVLEKDGTIAGKYRKMHIPDDPAYYEKFYFTPGDLGFEPIETSVGKLGVLVCWDQWYPEAARLMAMKGAELLIYPTAIGWESSDTTEEKKRQLDAWVTIQRGHAVANGLPVISVNRTGHETDPSGQTNGIQFWGNSFVAGPQGELLAEFPNDREEVRVVEIDKARSENVRRWWPFFRDRRIDAFGGLTERFLI from the coding sequence ATGAAAGTTGGATTGATTCAACAGGCGAACACCTGTGACCGGTTAGATAATATAAAGAAATTGAAAAGTAATATCTGTCTTTGTGCCGAAGAGGGAGCGGAGCTGGTGGTGTTGCAGGAATTGCATAACGGCCTGTATTTCTGCCAGACGGAGGACACACAGGTATTCGACCAGGCGGAAACAATTCCGGGACCCTCTACGGAAGAGTTCGGTGCGTTGGCTAAAGAACTGGGGATCGTACTGGTGCTTTCCCTCTTTGAGAAACGTGCTCCGGGATTGTATCACAATACGGCGGTCGTATTGGAGAAAGACGGAACAATTGCCGGAAAATACCGGAAGATGCATATACCGGATGATCCGGCTTATTACGAGAAATTTTATTTCACTCCCGGTGACCTGGGATTCGAACCTATCGAAACGTCGGTTGGAAAACTCGGAGTATTGGTTTGTTGGGATCAATGGTATCCGGAAGCAGCCCGCCTGATGGCGATGAAAGGAGCCGAATTGTTGATCTATCCGACGGCTATTGGTTGGGAAAGTAGCGATACGACGGAAGAAAAGAAACGCCAGCTGGATGCCTGGGTTACGATACAACGCGGACATGCCGTAGCAAATGGCCTTCCGGTGATTAGCGTGAACCGCACGGGACATGAGACCGACCCTTCGGGACAGACAAACGGTATCCAGTTCTGGGGTAATAGCTTTGTAGCCGGCCCGCAGGGAGAATTGCTGGCCGAGTTCCCGAACGACCGTGAGGAAGTACGTGTTGTGGAGATCGACAAAGCACGGAGTGAGAATGTGCGTCGTTGGTGGCCGTTCTTCCGTGACCGTCGTATCGATGCTTTCGGTGGATTGACGGAGCGATTTTTGATATGA
- a CDS encoding AAA family ATPase, with the protein MHTKISHVHINNFKSIKDVTLNDCRRINLFIGKPNVGKSNLLEAMSLFCLPYLKFAKKRSIQQFIRVESDAELFFDGHIEKPIRIETDVVNAEVRLDNMGLSFLLGYKDHTDAEFSLSFSNMLLSGKKNIEIPAANPFKSYFYPISFEKEKLPLNYLLPPNGSNLMNIVTLLPELRRELSAIFKEYGLKYVFDTNSQEIKVLKEKNPGEIFLIPFHSIADSLQRMIFYKAAIESNDNTVLIFEEPEAHSYPPFISKVTQSIIDSENNQFFITTHSPYVVNDFLELPGNDLAIYLVDFKNGETIVKRAAESELQEMYEFGADLFFNTETFLK; encoded by the coding sequence ATGCATACAAAAATAAGCCATGTTCATATAAATAACTTTAAGTCGATCAAAGACGTTACTTTGAATGATTGTAGAAGGATTAACCTGTTTATCGGCAAACCGAATGTAGGTAAAAGTAATTTATTGGAGGCAATGTCCTTATTTTGTCTTCCTTATTTGAAGTTTGCAAAGAAAAGGAGCATTCAGCAGTTTATTCGTGTTGAAAGCGATGCTGAACTTTTTTTTGATGGTCATATAGAGAAACCTATACGGATAGAGACGGATGTTGTAAATGCTGAGGTGCGTTTAGACAATATGGGACTTTCATTTCTTTTGGGGTATAAAGATCATACTGATGCGGAATTTTCTTTATCTTTTTCCAATATGCTCTTGTCTGGGAAAAAGAATATTGAGATCCCGGCGGCAAACCCGTTCAAGAGTTATTTTTATCCAATTTCCTTTGAAAAGGAAAAATTACCGTTAAATTACCTTCTACCTCCGAATGGAAGTAATTTAATGAATATAGTAACTTTGTTGCCAGAATTAAGGAGGGAGTTGTCTGCAATATTCAAAGAGTATGGTTTGAAGTATGTATTCGATACGAATAGCCAGGAAATTAAAGTTCTTAAAGAAAAGAATCCGGGAGAGATTTTTTTGATTCCGTTTCATTCTATTGCTGATTCTTTGCAACGTATGATTTTTTATAAAGCGGCTATTGAAAGTAATGATAATACAGTTCTGATTTTCGAAGAACCTGAGGCACATTCTTACCCTCCATTCATATCAAAAGTAACACAAAGCATTATAGATTCGGAAAATAATCAGTTTTTTATTACTACCCATAGTCCTTATGTTGTAAATGATTTTCTGGAATTGCCGGGGAATGATTTGGCTATTTACTTAGTTGATTTCAAAAATGGAGAAACGATCGTGAAGAGGGCGGCTGAGAGTGAGTTGCAGGAAATGTATGAATTTGGGGCTGACTTATTTTTTAATACGGAAACTTTCTTAAAATAA
- a CDS encoding winged helix-turn-helix domain-containing protein: protein MKNILSKLNKAFESRIRLGIMSILSVNESADFNTMKQLMELTDGNLASHLKALETIGYIQSTKQFIGRKPNTQYAITEEGRKCFREHLDALEELIK, encoded by the coding sequence ATGAAAAACATACTGTCCAAATTAAATAAAGCTTTCGAAAGCCGGATTCGACTGGGTATCATGTCTATCCTGTCGGTAAACGAATCAGCTGACTTCAACACCATGAAGCAACTGATGGAGTTGACCGACGGAAACCTGGCAAGCCATTTGAAAGCATTGGAAACGATCGGATATATCCAGTCTACCAAGCAATTCATCGGCCGGAAGCCCAACACCCAATATGCTATCACCGAAGAAGGAAGAAAATGTTTCCGGGAGCACCTGGATGCATTGGAAGAACTTATCAAATAA
- a CDS encoding winged helix-turn-helix domain-containing protein: MNTLSLKMSQSISQLYETLCQVGRSTFAELQRATNFQDTELCLALCSLMHENKVYQARISNTIYYILK; encoded by the coding sequence ATGAATACACTAAGTTTAAAGATGTCTCAGAGCATATCCCAATTGTATGAGACTTTGTGCCAGGTTGGAAGAAGTACATTTGCTGAATTACAAAGAGCGACAAATTTCCAGGACACCGAGCTTTGTCTGGCTCTATGCTCTCTTATGCATGAGAATAAAGTATATCAGGCCCGTATCAGTAATACCATTTATTACATCCTCAAATAG
- the recQ gene encoding DNA helicase RecQ: MKELLLLLKKFFGYTSFRPLQAEIIQRILRKEDSLVLMPTGGGKSICYQLPAIYLPGTAVVISPLIALMKDQVGGLVANGIPAAALNSMMPEEERHQIKQLCIQGKIKLLYLSPEALVSELHWLLPRMDISLIAIDEAHCISHWGHDFRPEYTQLSVLKEHFPKVPIVALTATADKVTRTDIINQLNLRDPEVFISSFDRPNLSLTIRRGLNKKEKTAAIVHFINAHRRQSGIVYCMSRNSTEALAEELSSYGIKATAYHAGLPAPKREKAQDDFINDRVNVVCATVAFGMGIDKSNVRWVIHYNMPGSIENYYQEIGRAGRDGMKSDTLLFYSVGDLLVLRRFAEESGQKDVNLQKLNRMRRYCEADICRRRILLSYFGEETDRDCGNCDVCKNPPQRFDGSVLVQKALSAIFRTGQFVGMNMLINILRGSEKADITEKGYDKLKTYGVGKDLSYKEWKEYLYQMLQLGYIEIDYVNAGILKVTPLGRKILFGEQKAMMSIYKEPEEKTYFRRKDSKFKYRPIKPLKSASVEETLLDSLQQLRKQIAEKEQTPAYIIFSDDSLEDMVQKKPVTLEEFSEIRGVGEIKLDKYGKVFVALIRFVLRLPKIG, translated from the coding sequence ATGAAAGAGTTATTGTTGCTGTTAAAGAAGTTCTTCGGATATACTTCTTTCCGCCCGTTACAGGCGGAGATTATACAACGCATTTTGAGGAAAGAGGATTCGCTGGTGCTGATGCCTACCGGTGGAGGGAAATCGATTTGCTACCAACTTCCGGCTATTTACCTGCCAGGAACGGCGGTCGTCATCTCCCCGCTGATTGCCCTGATGAAAGATCAGGTGGGCGGATTGGTAGCCAACGGGATTCCGGCGGCGGCACTCAACAGCATGATGCCCGAAGAGGAACGGCATCAGATCAAGCAACTCTGCATCCAGGGAAAAATCAAACTGCTTTATCTCTCACCCGAAGCATTGGTTAGCGAACTTCACTGGCTGCTTCCACGTATGGATATCTCACTGATCGCCATCGACGAAGCGCATTGCATTTCACATTGGGGACACGATTTCCGGCCTGAATACACCCAGTTGTCCGTCCTGAAAGAACATTTCCCCAAAGTACCGATCGTTGCATTGACGGCAACGGCCGACAAAGTAACCCGTACCGATATCATCAACCAGTTGAACCTCCGTGATCCGGAAGTCTTCATTTCTTCTTTCGACCGCCCCAACCTGTCTCTCACTATCCGGAGGGGACTGAACAAGAAGGAAAAGACGGCAGCTATCGTTCATTTCATCAACGCCCACCGCCGGCAAAGCGGCATCGTTTATTGTATGAGCCGGAACAGTACCGAGGCATTGGCGGAAGAACTTTCCTCTTACGGGATCAAGGCAACCGCCTATCATGCCGGACTACCTGCCCCCAAACGCGAAAAGGCACAAGACGATTTTATCAACGACCGGGTGAATGTGGTATGCGCCACCGTCGCTTTCGGCATGGGAATCGATAAAAGTAACGTGCGCTGGGTGATCCATTACAATATGCCGGGGAGCATTGAAAACTATTATCAGGAAATAGGGCGTGCCGGACGGGACGGAATGAAAAGTGATACGTTGTTGTTCTATTCGGTGGGCGACCTGCTTGTCCTCCGCCGTTTTGCCGAAGAAAGCGGACAGAAAGATGTCAACCTACAGAAGCTGAACCGGATGCGACGGTATTGCGAAGCGGATATCTGCCGCCGCCGTATCCTGTTGAGTTATTTCGGGGAAGAGACTGACCGGGATTGCGGGAATTGTGATGTATGCAAGAACCCTCCCCAACGTTTCGACGGAAGCGTACTGGTACAAAAGGCACTCAGCGCCATCTTCCGCACAGGCCAGTTTGTCGGCATGAATATGCTGATTAACATTCTTCGTGGATCGGAAAAAGCGGATATCACCGAGAAAGGATACGATAAACTGAAAACATACGGTGTCGGAAAAGATCTCTCTTATAAAGAATGGAAAGAATATTTGTATCAGATGCTCCAACTGGGGTATATTGAAATCGATTACGTCAATGCCGGTATCTTGAAAGTTACTCCGTTAGGACGAAAAATACTGTTCGGAGAGCAGAAGGCAATGATGTCCATTTACAAAGAACCGGAAGAGAAAACTTATTTCAGAAGAAAAGATTCCAAATTCAAATACCGCCCGATCAAACCACTCAAATCGGCATCGGTCGAAGAAACCTTGCTCGATTCACTCCAGCAACTCCGTAAACAGATTGCCGAAAAAGAACAAACGCCTGCCTATATCATCTTTTCGGATGATTCACTGGAAGATATGGTACAGAAGAAGCCGGTCACGCTGGAGGAATTCAGTGAAATACGAGGTGTGGGTGAAATCAAACTGGATAAATACGGGAAGGTATTCGTGGCACTGATTCGGTTCGTACTGAGACTACCGAAAATAGGGTAG